A stretch of Limanda limanda chromosome 7, fLimLim1.1, whole genome shotgun sequence DNA encodes these proteins:
- the eps8l3b gene encoding LOW QUALITY PROTEIN: epidermal growth factor receptor kinase substrate 8-like protein 3b (The sequence of the model RefSeq protein was modified relative to this genomic sequence to represent the inferred CDS: substituted 1 base at 1 genomic stop codon), which produces MYGNIAPFSYSPRAVLQEDPPLERSFFQPDDRRGSPLQGNSLTRPSGKSIYMQRKEYSEMLTKQRDNFHVRVEHLLTCELDGKDVNKVDDCLAKLKWLDTKGRLWGQEMIMDVHGRHLTLSDIETKVELEVLPLSSITQTRAILDSCAYNSLLMIAVQDQSRRIPQVFMFQCDEITADLLKADLDKAVQKRGDDVEPRREQSDIRSNLENIIRQQSFQQRRSPDTALPPPEPPLTRWRNREQESTPPPWNYTQEEMLPHPDLYDLQRSSEVPSEETEAERNTEIFNHVLDDLEIFQDKLSLATNSASMRKDKKNKKSKRTAANLPPIEEYISCLQKIRYGFNLLGQLDGSLTNPNAADYVHIFFNSLGMIIPRYRADLVPGVDWPPMTEAALQLMRHEVDPKEGRLWSSLGDSWNVSRSRGPHDNTPPYFPEFYDGWQPFGPSRITPPFHYQDSQVSRSNSQRIPPDRPISPKXIWLYDCLRTFPQFVLSEVNCGHLPRCCFSFGESPQTMRAVYNFTARNNRELSIMKGDMVQVIQKSKQWWLVCNARNEQGNVPMNVLEPMGNAREGTHTQQDTRGPVMMDMTSPPAEVRAWLQSKGFSKITVTSLGVLNGNLLLGMTKDDIRTVCPEEGARVFFQLQAIKSAIALASEPSGPYNGRY; this is translated from the exons ATGTATGGAAACATCGCCCCCTTCTCCTACTCCCCGAG GGCGGTTTTACAAGAGGATCCCCCCCTAGAGAGGAGCTTTTTCCAGCCAGATGACCGAAGGGGTTCTccactgcagggcaacagcCTGACCAGACCCAGTGGAAAATCCATATATA TGCAGAGAAAAGAGTACTCTGAGATGCTGACCAAGCAAAGGGACAACTTTCATGTCAGAGTGGAG CATCTGTTGACCTGTGAGCTGGACGGCAAGGATGTCAATAAAGTGGACGACTGCCTGGCCAAGCTGAAGTGGCTGGATACCAAAGGTCGTCTGTGGGGACAGGAGATGATCATGGATGTTCATGGAAGACATCTGACGCTCAGCGACATCGAGACCAAGGTTG AGCTGGAGGTGCTGCCTTTGAGTAGCATCACACAAACCAGGGCTATACTGGACAGCTGTGCCTACAACTCTCTGCTGATGATTGCCGTGCAGGACCAAAGCAGACGCATCCCGCAGGTCTTCATGTTCCAGTGTGACGAGATCACA GCGGATCTTCTCAAGGCAGATCTGGATAAAGCCGTTCAGAAGAGAGGTGATGACGTGGAACCACGCAGGGAGCAATCTGACATCAG AAGTAATCTCGAAAATATCATCCGGCAACAAAGTTTTCAGCAGCGACGAAGCCCAGACACCGCCCTGCCACCTCCGGAACCACCGCTGACACGGTGGCGTAACAGAGAACAAG AGAGTACGCCTCCCCCATGGAACTACACTCAAGAAGAAATGCTGCCTCATCCTGATCTTTATGATTTACAGAGAAGCTCAGAGGTTCCATCTGAGGAaacagaagcagagaggaacACG GAGATTTTTAACCATGTTCTTGATGATTTGGAGATTTTCCAGGACAAATTGTCCCTTGCAACAAATTCAGCTTCAATGCGAAaggacaagaaaaacaaaaaatctaagAGAACTG CTGCCAATCTGCCGCCCATAGAGGAGTATATCTCCTGTCTCCAGAAAATCAGATATGGATTCAATCTGCTG GGTCAGCTGGATGGGTCACTGACCAACCCCAATGCTGCTGACTATGTCCACATCTTCTTCAACAGTTTGGGCATG ATCATTCCTCGGTACCGTGCAGACCTGGTCCCCGGTGTGGATTGGCCCCCGATGACGGAGGCGGCCCTGCAGCTGATGAGGCATGAAGTCGACCCGAAGGAGGGACGCCTGTGGTCTTCTCTGGGAGATTCCTGGAACGTCTCCAG GTCCAGAGGGCCTCATGATAATACTCCACCTTACTTCCCAGAGTTCTATGACGGCTGGCAACCGTTTGGCCCCTCACGCATAACCCCCCCGTTCCATTACCAGGACAGTCAAGTGAGCAGGAGCAACAGCCAGCGTATCCCGCCTGACCGACCAATTTCTCCAAAGTAAATATGGCTGTATGATTGTTTGCGGACATTTCCTCAATTTGTACTCAGTGAGGTTAATTGTGGTCATCTGCCTCGCTGCTGTTTCAGCTTCGGCGAGTCACCTCAGACCATGCGGGCCGTTTACAACTTTACGGCCAGAAACAACCGAGAGCTGAGTATCATGAAGGGTGACATGGTTCAG gtGATTCAGAAATCCAAGCAATGGTGGCTTGTTTGTAACGCCCGTAATGAGCAAGGAAACGTTCCTATGAATGTTTTGGAGCCAATGGGGAACGCCAGGGAAGGT acacacacacagcaggataCTCGTGGCCCAGTGATGATGGACATGACCTCGCCGCCTGCAGAGGTGAGAGCCTGGCTTCAGTCCAAAGGCTTCTCCAAGAT CACTGTGACCAGCCTCGGGGTGCTCAACGGTAACCTGCTGCTGGGGATGACCAAGGACGACATAAGGACTGTTTGTCCAGAGGAGGGAGCCAGGGTCTTCTTCCAGCTTCAGGCCATTAAGTCGGCCATAGCG CTCGCCAGTGAACCGTCAGGACCATACAACGGCCGCTACTAA
- the atp5pb gene encoding ATP synthase F(0) complex subunit B1, mitochondrial yields the protein MLSRLVLVSARSLKSSGALGAGLIQASRSLHTTSQSLAPLPALPEKGGKVRHGIIPEELFQLLYPKTGVTGPYMLGTGLLFYILSKEIYVINHETFAGASIVAVIIYAVKKFGPSVAAFADKLNEDKVAKAQEVKTLAMASLAQAIEDEKKEQWRAEGRSMLFDAKRNNVAMLLETNYRERVHMVTHEVKRRLDYQIALQGLHRRMEQEHLVNWVEKSVIGSITPQQEKASIAKCITDLNALAKAVQAKATV from the exons ATGCTGTCCCGACTCGTTCTCGTTTCAG CCAGGTCCCTGAAAAGCAGTGGAGCCCTTGGAGCTGG CCTGATCCAAGCGTCTCGCTCCTTGCACACAACGTCCCAGAGTCTGGCTCCATTGCCCGCTCTGCCAGAGAAGGGAGGCAAGGTCCGCCATGGCATCATCCCAGAGGAGCTCTTCCAGCTCCTGTACCCCAAAACTGGAGTCACAG GACCCTACATGCTGGGAACTGGCCTCCTCTTCTACATTCTTTCCAAGGAAATCTATGTCATCAACCATGAGACCTTCGCTGGCGCCTCCATAGTTGCTGTCATCATCTACGCTGTCAAGAAATTTGGTCCAAGTGTTGCAGCTTTTGCTGACAAACTTAATGAG GACAAAGTTGCAAAGGCTCAGGAGGTGAAGACTCTGGCTATGGCCAGCCTGGCTCAGGCCATCGAGGATGAGAAGAAGGAGCAGTGGAGAGCAGAGGGAAGGTCAATGCTCTTCGATGCTAAGAGG AACAATGTTGCCATGCTTCTTGAGACCAACTACAGAGAGAGGGTACACATGGTGACCCATGAGGTGAAGAGGCGGTTGGACTACCAGATCGCCCTGCAGGGACTCCACCGCCGTATGGAGCAGGAGCACTTGGTCAACTGGGTGGAGAAGAGCGTTATCGGCAGCATCACTCCCCAGCAG gaGAAAGCCAGCATCGCCAAATGCATCACAGACCTGAATGCTCTGGCCAAGGCCGTTCAGGCCAAAGCTACAGTCTAA
- the LOC133005261 gene encoding TRAF3-interacting JNK-activating modulator, protein MDTLAAAQLFSVKDFDRIVEVRAQKHEHLRGRNNVTSCRSPTREFDTKLIKNELKDKRQLEFLRRRSVSPDLCGPKSTRTKSSPKTFLMKHYSSSSKYQVNTKIPTISNGHQKGILETNSSITDGPSTNTWASLWSEQVTLMRDDKGHPRIQASTSTPVIKESNLQRMRRENSTKAQKTSIIETVIQRENIQQKFSHQTTNILQNKSLREAGVQTASGFVTVKESDIQRLAEYLQEALWREEAMKKKLGALQESTSNLTNSSTKIWTARCSEDLLRNKIKSLEAQLQVCLQKFPKDGVKKLVVQMEKQKLIYEEKALVALQKVTEEKSDALCKAETLQESLITAKAEALKCQSLYEELRLSSGQLRENQHLSNEQLQQLHSQVELSGAREAELREEVGSLRRENKDLQYNICLLEEDNHILREEIKNLSDGGNESQDTVMQDCLTSEEAEPQLTLRRDTHMEEQLRHTQENLRLKETECEELQTELQAMEQECQSSQARLSQCREELRQLTIRRRRLTLCGRWWKVCVFFLLLFAVAGVAMLWLWHPPFREQVEDLYSDIETRIENYLLEMASPQHSSCFRPI, encoded by the exons ATGGACACCCTGGCTGCAGCACAGCTCTTCTCAGTGAAAGACTTTGACCGAATAGTGGAGGTCAGAGCACAGAAGCACGAACACCTGCGAGGGCGCAACAACGTGACTTCGTGTCGCAGCCCCACGAGAGAGTTTGACACAAAACTGATCAAAAATGAACTGAAAGACAAAAGGCAGCTGGAGTTTCTAAGGAGGAGATCAGTGAGCCCGGACCTGTGTGGTCCGAAATCTACAAGGACAAAAAGTTCACCAAAGACGTTCCTGATGAAACATTACAGTTCAAGCAGCAAATATCAAGTGAATACAAAGATCCCAACTATTTCTAACGGACATCAAAAGGGGATTTTAGAGACAAACAGCAGCATAACTGATGGTCCAAGCACCAACACATGG GCCTCCTTATGGTCAGAGCAGGTAACACTGATGAGGGACGATAAAGGCCATCCAAGGATACAAGCATCTACCTCAACACCTGTGATAAAGGAATCAAACCTGCAAAGGATGAGAAGAGAGAACAGTACAAAAG ctCAAAAAACAAGCATCATCGAAACAGTAATccaaagagaaaacattcaGCAGAAATTCTCCCATCAAACCACAAATATTCTACAAAACAAATCCCTTCGAGAGGCGGGTGTGCAGACAGC GTCTGGCTTTGTCACTGTCAAGGAATCA GACATTCAGCGGTTAGCAGAGTATTTGCAG GAGGCCCTGTGGAGAGAGGAGgccatgaagaagaagctgggAGCGCTCCAGGAGAGCACGTCAAACCTCACAAACTCCTCGACGAAAATATGGACG GCTCGCTGCAGTGAAGACCTACTGAGAAACAAGATCAAGTCTCTGGAGGCGCAGCTGCAAGTCTGCCTGCAg AAGTTTCCAAAAGATGGAGTGAAGAAGCTGGTGGTGCAGATGGAGAAGCAGAAACTGATATATGAGGAGAAAGCCTTGGTTGCCCTTCAGAAGGTCACAGAGGAGAAAAGTGATGCACTCTGCAAGGCTGAGACACTGCAG GAATCACTAATCACAGCAAAGGCCGAGGCGCTGAAGTGTCAGAGTCTGTATGAGGAGCTGAGGCTGAGCTCTGGTCAACTCAGGGAGAACCAGCACCTCAGTAAtgaacagctgcagcagctccacagccaAGTGGAG CTGTCCGGGGCCAGAGAGGCCGaactgagggaggaggtggggtcaTTAAGACGAGAGAACAAGGACCTACAGTACAACATCTGCCTGCTGGAGGAGGACAACCATATCTTAAGAGAGGAAATCAAGAACCTCAGCG ATGGTGGCAATGAGAGCCAGGACACCGTGATGCAAGATTGTCTGACCTCAGAGGAAGCAGAGCCACAACTGACTCTGAGGAGAGACACTCACATGGAAGAGCAGCTCCGTCACACTCAGGAGAATCTTCGGCTCAAGGAGACAGAG tgtgaggAGCTGCAGACGGAGCTGCAGGCTATGGAGCAGGAGTGTCAGTCCAGCCAGGCCCGACTGTCGCAGTGCAGGGAAGAACTCCGGCAACTCACAATCCGCCGCAGGAGACtg ACACTGTGTGGCCGCTGgtggaaggtgtgtgtgttcttcctcctcctcttcgctgTGGCGGGAGTTGCCATGCTGTGGCTGTGGCATCCTCCTTTCAGGGAGCAAGTTGAAGACCTGTATTCAGACATAGAGACACGTATCGAGAACTATCTCCTGGAAATGGCCTCTCCTCAACATTCAAGCTGTTTTAGACCAATATGA
- the dnase1l1l gene encoding deoxyribonuclease I-like 1-like, translating to MRTGVVLLAAGLCLLNVTSSLKICAFNIQSYGEAKANNQKVMGILIKILSRCDLCLIQEVRDSKGAAIQTLVKDLNSRLDKSNPYSYLESERLGRKSYKEQYVYIYRSNVLKVKEVYQYPKLDEGTNETDVFSREPFIVRFHSPTTLVKDFVLIGQHTSPKTAMKEIDKLYTVFTGMYKKWKTDNVMILGDLNAGCSYVTIKGWRAVRLRSDPRFLWLIGDDQDTTVRKKTHCAYDRIVVHGREIISSVVPGSAQPFNFKEDFHLTEEEALEVSDHFPVEVDLKPNHRYLLRHEL from the exons ATGAGGACTGGAGTTGTGCTGCTGGCCGCGGGGTTGTGTCTGTTGAATGTCACATCTTCACTGAAAATATGCGCTTTTAATATTCAGAGCTATGGCGAAGCAAAAGCAAACAACCAGAAGGTTATGGGGATTCTAATAAAG ATCCTTTCTCGATGCGACTTGTGTCTTATTCAGGAGGTCCGAGACTCTAAAGGAGCAGCAATACAAACTTTGGTTAAAGATCTTAACAG CAGATTGGACAAATCCAACCCATACTCCTATTTGGAAAGTGAAAGGCTGGGCAGGAAAAGCTACAAGGAACAGTATGTCTACATTTACAG GAGCAATGTGTTGAAGGTCAAAGAGGTTTACCAGTATCCTAAACTGGATGAAGGGACCAATGAAACCGATGTTTTCTCCAGAGAGCCGTTCATCGTCCGCTTTCACTCCCCCACAACAT tgGTGAAGGATTTTGTCCTGATTGGCCAACACACAAGTCCAAAAACTGCCATGAAGGAGATTGATAAACTCTACACAGTCTTCACAGGAATGTACAAGAAGTGGAAGACTGAT AATGTGATGATCCTGGGGGACCTGAACGCCGGCTGCAGCTATGTCACCATCAAGGGCTGGAGAGCCGTCCGCTTGAGGAGTGACCCCCGGTTCCTCTGGCTGATTGGAGACGACCAAGACACCACTGTCCGAAAGAAGACGCACTGCGCCTACGACAG GATTGTTGTCCATGGACGTGAAATTATTTCCAGCGTAGTACCAGGTTCGGCTCAACCGTTCAACTTTAAAGAGGATTTCCATCTCACTGAGGAGGAG GCTCTTGAGGTGAGTGATCATTTTCCAGTAGAAGTCGACCTGAAGCCCAACCACCGCTACCTCCTTCGCCATGAGCTGTAA
- the si:dkey-183p4.10 gene encoding dentin sialophosphoprotein encodes MEQDLSNLLSDAFSDSSVPLFPDGDLDFESLNFNGNFEEDETGVADENRALHQEGTGETAVLLSTDPEDMYTSQSVDEVQFEDKEDFQGVRCPPEEDYTSSDGDCEPEGSVSGEDEDEEEDEDEDEGTADNPGDLLMSVCCSAGSGHEEDRILAEGLPLAPQGAENPQVRKVEQDDNESDEEVSYFERVPERGNEMMTKGDEITQDERESEGAKQGSDCESESMRVKQEENVESPYRGEPATAILEFPDISGQNLQDLIAEVDGRENVEKMEDFSGEEHEEAGEGFADYPSDFSSCEYVEDAFKQLESNSQASASPHTSDRGSKANREVCVEGAVVDVAWMGTEEDTDEQGGRYLCRRGLEMDLNVFRSYDVADRGKTETAGNVSCETDESESYSSSEDEVQVKRRDEELLDNKCLRDLQNDKKLEDTPLYRASSAAFSRWSTSDDHHITNNRAEPADFSTSWDLDVSKSASILSEDLSTAEDTDETETALSHMSQRPAEDINTCSVVQREESKSTSPSYQGSLDDSFFFNTEVQASGITELRQLGDDENEEDKSWEEERIKAFFRFYNDSEGEDEREERQTRVHFCADPLSQVIHYETDSERDSLSSSTDREDDPSSAETSEELKEPDDILETIPACDPPPDTELPESKPEKDVSPTQICSRRHKCLRILKSILKMGLVIVMGLLMFWLATDLPDWLFIWG; translated from the exons ATGGAGCAAGATCTTTCCAATCTACTAAGTGATGCATTCTCAG ATTCGTCTGTTCCATTGTTCCCTGATGGAGATTTAGACTTTGAGAGTTTGAATTTTAACGGAAACTTTGAGGAAGACGAGACAGGCGTCGCTGATGAAAACAGAGCTCTGCACCAGGAAGGAACTGGTGAAACTGCAGTTTTGTTGAGCACTGATCCGGAAGATATGTACACGAGTCAAAGTGTTGATGAAGTTCAATTTGAAGATAAGGAGGATTTTCAGGGTGTCAGGTGTCCACCAGAGGAAGATTACACAAGCTCGGATGGAGACTGTGAACCTGAAGGCTCTGTGTcgggagaggatgaggatgaggaagaggacgaggatgaggacGAGGGCACAGCAGACAACCCAGGAGACTTATTGATGTCAGTTTGCTGCAGCGCTGGGTCTGGTCACGAAGAGGACAGGATCCTTGCTGAGGGACTCCCTCTGGCCCCGCAGGGTGCTGAAAACCCTCAAGTTAGAAAAGTGGAACAAGATGACAACGAGAGCGATGAGGAGGTGTCCTATTTCGAGCGAGTCCCTGAACGTGGCAATGAGATGATGACAAAAGGTGATGAGATCACACAGGATGAGCGAGAAAGTGAAGGAGCCAAGCAAGGGTCTGATTGTGAGAGTGAGAGCATGAGAgtgaaacaagaagaaaacGTTGAAAGTCCTTACAGAGGTGAGCCTGCGACCGCCATTCTGGAATTTCCAGATATATCAGGGCAAAATCTGCAGGATCTCATTGCTGAAGTTGATGGGAGAGAAAATGTGGAGAAAATGGAAGATTTCTCAGGAGAGGAGCATGAAGAGGCAGGTGAGGGCTTTGCAGATTATCCCTCAGACTTTTCATCATGTGAATATGTAGAAGATGCATTCAAACAATTGGAAAGTAATTCCCAGGCAAGCGCCTCGCCTCATACATCCGACAGAGGTTCAAAGGCCAATCGGGAGGTCTGTGTGGAAGGAGCTGTGGTGGATGTAGCATGGATGGGAACAGAGGAGGACACTGATGAGCAGGGAGGCAGGTATCTGTGCCGCAGAGGTTTGGAGATGGATTTGAATGTGTTCAGGAGTTACGATGTGGCagacagaggaaaaacagagaCTGCTGGGAATGTGTCGTGTGAGACAGATGAGAGTGAGTCCTACAGCTCCAGTGAGGATGAGGTCcaggtgaagaggagagacgAGGAACTCTTAGATAATAAGTGTCTGCGAGATCTTCAAAATGACAAGAAACTGGAGGACACTCCGCTTTACAGAGCCAGCAGTGCTGCCTTTTCCAGGTGGAGCACCTCTGACGACCATCACATTACAAACAACAGAGCGGAACCAGCAGATTTCAGCACGAGCTGGGATTTAGACGTGTCAAAAAGTGCGTCCATCCTGTCTGAGGACCTGTCAACCGCAGAGGACACAGACGAAACGGAAACAGCTCTTTCTCATATGAGTCAGCGTCCTGCAGAAGACATCAACACCTGCTCAGTCgtacagagagaggagagcaaatCCACAAGTCCATCTTACCAGGGATCCTTGGATGACAGCTTCTTCTTCAACACTGAGGTCCAGGCCTCGGGGATCACTGAGCTGCGGCAGTTGGGAGATGATGAAAATGAAGAAGATAAgagctgggaggaggagagaattAAGGCTTTCTTCAGGTTTTACAATGACAGTGAAGGGGAGGATGAAAGAGAAG AGAGGCAGACAAGAGTTCATTTTTGTGCGGATCCACTGTCTCAAGTCATTCACTATGAAACTGACAG TGAAAGAGACTCActcagcagctccacagacCGAGAGGACGACCCAAGCTCTGCAGAAACATCTGAA GAACTGAAAGAGCCCGACGACATCCTGGAAACGATACCGGCCTGTGATCCCCCCCCAGACACTGAGCTGCCAGAGAGCAAGCCAGAGAAGGATGTCAGTCCGACACAAATCTGTAGCAGGAGACACAAG TGTCTGCGCATTCTGAAGTCGATACTGAAGATGGGTCTGGTGATAGTGATGGGGCTGCTGATGTTCTGGTTGGCCACAGACCTACCAGACTGGCTTTTCATCTGGGGctag